The following proteins are encoded in a genomic region of Synechococcus sp. ROS8604:
- a CDS encoding DUF3104 domain-containing protein produces MSVSSGDFVIVQAERRVARKVDENWWMGQVVFCEGGARDPMVNTMFQVSDVDDGVIHWVNGDEVTHIVRSLDGLQLMA; encoded by the coding sequence TTGAGCGTTAGTTCTGGTGACTTTGTCATCGTGCAGGCGGAGAGGCGGGTGGCTCGAAAGGTCGATGAGAATTGGTGGATGGGACAGGTGGTGTTCTGTGAGGGGGGAGCTAGGGATCCGATGGTGAACACAATGTTTCAAGTTTCAGATGTCGATGATGGCGTGATTCATTGGGTGAACGGTGATGAGGTCACGCACATTGTCCGATCACTGGATGGTCTGCAGCTGATGGCATAA
- a CDS encoding DUF2808 domain-containing protein: MNKAAALPLLFLFAQPLSAHATELYGQEFFQSPPRNISIHNSYSNAYQRSYPVISLELPADAGANLKRIALSQINGTEKWKWRGKDLSVYSGFYDMRKRGEKGLASLQSHDESGITEIIFSPSIKPGQIVSVVIPSINPRQGVYEWSASFYPESPSLPPSQTLGPVLRLDIYRANIRF; encoded by the coding sequence GTGAATAAAGCTGCCGCGCTCCCCCTTCTTTTTCTTTTTGCTCAGCCGCTGAGCGCGCATGCGACAGAGTTATACGGTCAGGAATTTTTTCAAAGTCCTCCCAGAAATATTTCGATCCACAATTCATATTCCAACGCCTATCAGAGGTCCTATCCCGTTATCTCATTGGAGCTACCCGCAGATGCTGGGGCGAATCTCAAAAGAATTGCCTTGTCGCAAATTAATGGCACTGAGAAGTGGAAATGGCGAGGTAAGGATCTCTCTGTTTATTCTGGCTTTTATGATATGCGTAAGCGTGGAGAAAAGGGTCTTGCAAGTCTCCAGTCCCATGATGAGAGTGGAATCACTGAGATCATCTTCAGCCCTTCCATTAAGCCTGGTCAGATTGTTAGTGTTGTGATCCCAAGTATTAATCCCAGGCAGGGAGTTTACGAGTGGTCGGCAAGTTTTTATCCCGAATCTCCTTCCCTACCGCCCTCGCAAACGCTTGGCCCGGTCCTGCGTTTGGACATTTATAGAGCAAACATTCGCTTCTAA
- a CDS encoding site-specific integrase, whose product MAKRKKKAVADWEQALRHSLKAVNGKGWSLRESRGRAQLVQILEDRSRRSTKLEIIWASKNVGEMLEAVAQLREYLQNGMDWEVALANREELSVHSTGTTRATKKVNWETACDRFLESRSNRRSSTLSDLRTRLRRIQEVMDSKPKVTDGPGLMRRYAALHFADCPPGGQGRKRQLQDVSAFLLFCCDDLGFPARWMPLSTAKRQNLVGSSPTTGKKKQPTIPVMPEDFSWLLERMLEDHKEQLWLMTAMLGFYGLREGEICLLDIDESGDVYVGGELKRDLRTLNSAQEKGERLALGLDLKGQPGEARRIAQLFRSGQIGLPKPVQNQIELVPQRNSYREVGAAFAQILQRYKPWQELVKRTPGLKPYGLRHGWAWRAHKYSARPLHYSQAAAFMGHSVETHLKYYSSWVDQKELIQAGKTYNEALQLADIY is encoded by the coding sequence GTGGCGAAGCGAAAGAAAAAAGCAGTCGCAGACTGGGAACAGGCTCTCCGCCACAGCCTGAAAGCGGTGAACGGCAAAGGCTGGAGCCTCAGGGAGAGTCGTGGCCGGGCCCAGCTTGTTCAGATCCTGGAAGACCGCAGCAGGCGCAGCACCAAGCTCGAAATCATCTGGGCCAGCAAAAACGTTGGGGAGATGCTGGAGGCGGTGGCCCAGCTCCGGGAATACCTGCAGAACGGCATGGACTGGGAGGTCGCTCTAGCTAACCGCGAGGAACTCTCTGTCCACAGCACCGGCACCACCAGGGCCACCAAAAAGGTGAACTGGGAGACTGCCTGCGATCGATTTTTAGAGTCACGCTCGAACCGGCGCAGCAGCACCCTCAGCGATCTCCGGACCCGATTGCGGCGTATTCAAGAGGTCATGGACAGTAAGCCCAAGGTCACCGACGGGCCAGGTTTGATGCGTCGCTACGCCGCGCTGCATTTCGCGGATTGCCCTCCCGGTGGTCAGGGTCGGAAACGCCAGCTGCAGGATGTGAGCGCCTTTCTGTTGTTCTGTTGCGACGACCTGGGCTTCCCGGCGCGTTGGATGCCGTTGTCTACGGCCAAGCGTCAGAACCTGGTGGGCAGCTCTCCCACCACCGGAAAGAAAAAACAGCCGACCATCCCGGTCATGCCGGAGGACTTCAGCTGGCTCTTGGAGAGGATGCTCGAAGACCACAAGGAGCAGCTGTGGTTAATGACGGCGATGCTCGGTTTCTACGGCCTGCGCGAGGGCGAAATCTGCCTGCTCGACATTGATGAAAGTGGCGACGTTTATGTTGGCGGCGAGCTGAAACGGGACCTCCGCACCCTGAATAGCGCGCAGGAGAAGGGGGAGCGCCTCGCTCTGGGGCTCGATCTAAAGGGTCAGCCCGGCGAAGCTCGCAGGATTGCTCAGTTGTTCCGTTCTGGACAAATCGGCTTGCCCAAACCCGTGCAAAACCAGATTGAATTGGTGCCCCAACGGAACAGCTACCGGGAGGTGGGCGCAGCGTTCGCCCAAATCCTTCAGCGATATAAACCCTGGCAGGAATTAGTTAAGCGGACTCCAGGATTGAAGCCGTATGGATTGCGTCACGGTTGGGCATGGCGGGCTCATAAATATTCCGCTCGTCCTCTTCATTACAGTCAGGCGGCAGCCTTTATGGGTCACAGTGTCGAAACTCATCTGAAGTATTACTCCAGTTGGGTAGATCAGAAGGAGCTCATTCAGGCAGGTAAAACCTACAATGAAGCCCTTCAACTTGCCGACATTTACTAG
- a CDS encoding AAA family ATPase, protein MTTAENFHRLEPLSNSDRLQPVIGGNEFKTAEGSDDFSGLKIDEVDQFTWLLSKDLDDTWLRAIDPLKIRTPGGDAGFSEGWIQDKVEAGFNVYMVIGETSRPPAKGGGIKDADIDSCVAFFVEWDDGASLKEQASRWKASGLPEPTVMVATGGKSLHAYWTLEEPLAPTRWKELQTRLITHCNGDKTCKNPSRVMRLPGCPYFSKETGKITGRCRIYAASGQLITAAEIEACLPPVQVAPLGDLFTAVDRPSTTHTPRPIEEIRDAARHIPRRAGGQGTYERDRNALCGCAAALRDAGAASPDAEALSLLGSCWPTPQAARQVLASTTTRNAASFWAVAKENGFSLSRSQPQTVEASSKPATNAKRKPKRNPQKHLSHSKAMVCFERCVEIQAKRERNSLRRRARLLKAAKDLGLASYLNRAEISQRVLEAKVEEQGQNFRMLTVADRQAMAKPVIRWLLPGVLPAGDLTILGGRPKVGKTRLAMAFAAAVLEGQSCFDMQKPAKPASVILCTDDQSDGDTAEMLESLNLWEHPRLTWSKHFRLCERDIDQLLMAISSNPGALVIIDSLRSISRCLQHGENDPESGVVLYDLKQAVTDAGGTLLLIHHCNKAVDLVGVEALSGHNAIAGAANTVLTMHYVDSKGQADKQAPERRLVREARSGEGFDLVISRDGPGRFKRVCDQGEWKKQQQEVKQREQLSDLQQEVLAVVDALEGQWLTRRQVCEALDIEWTNRGRNKDCRRVERALRTLASEEEIQTVSSGSENTYASCKGHIRVVSVDPPSHTNGSEVARCVVSHGLSGPTFLPAPATGTSVPFDGTEKVSPNPLASLGETAETSDPGVLEAERKKSKKRSVRTSPAEAPKPGAGAAGTLISGAHDTTPPSQLPFVMEDGDELT, encoded by the coding sequence ATGACCACCGCGGAAAATTTTCATCGGCTCGAACCGCTCAGCAACAGCGACCGACTGCAGCCTGTAATTGGTGGCAATGAGTTCAAAACAGCAGAAGGATCTGACGATTTTTCTGGGTTGAAAATCGATGAAGTCGATCAGTTCACATGGCTACTAAGCAAAGACCTTGACGACACCTGGCTAAGGGCTATCGACCCACTAAAGATCCGAACCCCTGGAGGGGACGCAGGGTTTAGCGAGGGGTGGATTCAAGACAAGGTCGAAGCCGGGTTCAACGTCTACATGGTCATCGGTGAGACCAGCCGCCCCCCAGCCAAAGGCGGGGGAATCAAAGACGCCGACATCGATTCATGCGTTGCATTCTTTGTCGAGTGGGACGACGGCGCATCACTTAAAGAGCAAGCCAGCCGCTGGAAGGCATCGGGTCTGCCTGAGCCCACTGTGATGGTGGCAACAGGCGGGAAGTCGCTGCATGCCTATTGGACGCTTGAAGAGCCACTAGCCCCGACAAGGTGGAAGGAACTTCAGACGCGGCTGATCACGCATTGCAACGGCGACAAAACATGCAAGAACCCCTCACGGGTCATGCGGCTCCCCGGTTGCCCGTACTTCAGCAAAGAGACCGGCAAGATCACAGGCCGGTGCAGGATTTATGCCGCATCAGGCCAGCTCATAACAGCTGCTGAGATCGAGGCATGCCTGCCACCCGTTCAAGTCGCCCCACTAGGCGATCTGTTCACCGCGGTTGACCGGCCATCAACCACCCACACGCCCCGCCCGATCGAAGAAATCCGAGATGCAGCCAGACACATCCCACGCAGGGCCGGAGGGCAAGGCACCTACGAACGAGACAGAAATGCACTCTGCGGGTGTGCTGCTGCGCTGAGGGATGCAGGAGCAGCAAGCCCAGACGCTGAAGCCTTAAGCCTGCTGGGGAGCTGTTGGCCGACACCACAGGCTGCGCGGCAGGTACTGGCCAGCACCACCACCCGCAACGCTGCGAGTTTTTGGGCGGTCGCAAAAGAGAACGGTTTTAGCCTGAGCAGGAGCCAGCCCCAAACAGTTGAGGCCAGCAGCAAGCCGGCAACAAACGCCAAACGCAAGCCGAAACGAAACCCTCAAAAGCATCTATCGCACTCCAAAGCAATGGTGTGTTTTGAACGTTGCGTGGAGATTCAAGCCAAGAGAGAACGCAACAGCCTGAGGCGCCGTGCGCGGCTCCTAAAAGCAGCAAAGGATCTGGGGCTTGCGTCCTATCTCAACCGCGCTGAGATCTCCCAACGTGTGCTTGAAGCAAAGGTCGAGGAACAGGGCCAAAACTTTCGGATGCTGACGGTGGCAGACCGCCAAGCCATGGCCAAGCCTGTGATCCGCTGGTTGCTGCCCGGCGTGCTGCCTGCTGGTGATCTGACGATCCTTGGCGGTCGTCCCAAGGTCGGCAAGACGCGATTAGCGATGGCATTTGCAGCGGCAGTTCTGGAGGGGCAAAGCTGTTTCGACATGCAAAAGCCAGCGAAGCCAGCATCAGTGATCCTTTGCACGGACGATCAATCAGACGGCGACACCGCCGAAATGTTGGAGTCGCTCAACCTCTGGGAACACCCACGTCTCACATGGTCGAAGCACTTCCGGCTGTGTGAACGCGACATCGATCAGCTGCTCATGGCGATCAGCTCAAACCCCGGCGCGCTAGTGATCATTGACAGCCTGAGATCGATCAGCAGATGCCTGCAACACGGCGAGAACGACCCTGAAAGCGGCGTAGTGCTCTACGACCTAAAGCAAGCCGTCACAGATGCAGGAGGAACGCTCCTGCTTATCCACCACTGCAACAAGGCCGTCGACCTGGTGGGAGTTGAAGCACTAAGCGGCCACAACGCAATCGCAGGCGCGGCCAACACCGTCTTGACGATGCATTACGTCGACAGCAAAGGGCAAGCCGACAAACAAGCACCTGAGCGGCGCCTAGTACGCGAAGCACGATCTGGCGAAGGATTCGACCTAGTGATCAGTCGCGACGGTCCTGGTCGATTCAAACGGGTGTGTGATCAAGGCGAATGGAAGAAGCAGCAACAGGAGGTCAAGCAACGTGAACAGCTTTCAGACCTGCAACAGGAGGTACTCGCTGTCGTCGATGCCTTGGAGGGTCAGTGGCTAACGCGCAGGCAAGTCTGCGAAGCCCTCGACATCGAATGGACGAACAGAGGCAGAAACAAGGACTGCCGGCGGGTGGAACGTGCGCTGAGGACTCTTGCGAGCGAGGAAGAGATTCAGACCGTCAGTTCCGGGTCAGAAAACACTTATGCCTCGTGTAAGGGTCACATTAGGGTGGTCTCAGTGGACCCACCCAGTCATACCAACGGGTCTGAGGTGGCCCGTTGCGTGGTGTCACATGGTCTCAGTGGTCCCACCTTCCTCCCTGCACCCGCGACCGGGACCAGTGTCCCGTTTGACGGGACAGAAAAGGTCTCACCAAACCCCTTGGCATCACTGGGTGAGACCGCCGAGACCAGTGACCCGGGGGTGTTAGAGGCAGAGCGAAAAAAAAGCAAAAAACGATCTGTTCGGACTTCTCCTGCTGAAGCTCCGAAGCCAGGAGCCGGAGCGGCTGGCACTCTGATCTCTGGCGCTCACGACACCACCCCACCCTCTCAACTCCCCTTTGTGATGGAGGACGGTGATGAGCTCACGTAA
- a CDS encoding MarR family winged helix-turn-helix transcriptional regulator: MTLDKITNVSLYRAHLVIEVLRATGEKEFPMQLAAIFFWVASHNGCRQSDVIEAVKMSKSSVSRCLDWLGPAHRLEHRDGLKLVRREVDPDNYRAYRIFLTPKGEQMVNLMEKQMTMPIKPR; the protein is encoded by the coding sequence ATGACTCTGGACAAAATCACCAACGTCAGCCTTTATCGCGCCCATCTGGTTATTGAAGTTCTGCGCGCTACTGGAGAGAAGGAATTCCCAATGCAGCTAGCTGCAATTTTCTTTTGGGTGGCATCTCACAACGGCTGCCGTCAATCAGATGTGATTGAAGCAGTGAAAATGTCTAAGTCTTCTGTCTCGCGCTGTCTTGATTGGCTTGGACCTGCTCACCGCCTTGAGCATCGAGACGGATTAAAACTGGTCAGAAGAGAAGTTGATCCAGATAATTACCGTGCTTATCGAATTTTTCTCACTCCAAAAGGTGAACAGATGGTGAACCTGATGGAGAAACAAATGACCATGCCCATTAAGCCAAGATGA
- a CDS encoding carbamoyl-phosphate synthase, giving the protein MLRRLSLGLLASAISLSALPAIAQEDGSADDLGVMSISLKDVVKPTLGFQGALQGAGTANQAGIGGFLPLSVGDNSVWFLDVLANANFADYESYSSIGQTTVAGTTISTSTRLGYRWLNGDRSTMYGINAGYDSRPMATGATTNGIEVFNSQTPFFQQVAVNAELQSNQWGANIYGLIPVGEYGYGSDNVALINSSFGAEPLTTVGLDVNYKISNSLSLLAGYYYQTCEKEPEVFEDYAEGSGVKTRLEYDISNQLQAGVGYSYDENFESRVTADLKLRFGGPKTTAMRKEVRQQPVIKALTATPSNRDVRVGNSRRCLPYLSTPAVYNLAVDC; this is encoded by the coding sequence ATGCTGCGTCGTCTCTCCCTGGGGCTGTTGGCTTCTGCCATCTCTCTTTCTGCTCTGCCTGCCATTGCTCAAGAGGACGGCAGTGCTGATGACCTTGGTGTGATGAGCATCAGCCTGAAGGATGTCGTCAAACCAACCCTTGGGTTTCAAGGCGCACTGCAAGGAGCAGGAACAGCAAACCAAGCAGGTATTGGTGGATTCTTGCCTCTTTCTGTTGGCGACAACAGCGTCTGGTTTCTTGATGTCCTCGCTAACGCTAATTTCGCTGATTACGAGAGCTACAGCAGCATTGGACAAACCACTGTTGCTGGCACCACCATCTCGACCTCAACGCGCTTGGGCTACCGCTGGCTCAATGGTGATCGCAGCACGATGTATGGCATCAATGCTGGCTATGACAGCAGGCCGATGGCAACAGGTGCAACAACCAATGGCATCGAAGTCTTTAATTCACAAACACCGTTCTTTCAGCAGGTTGCTGTTAATGCAGAACTACAAAGCAACCAATGGGGTGCCAATATCTATGGATTAATACCGGTTGGGGAATATGGCTATGGCTCAGACAATGTCGCGTTGATTAATAGTAGCTTTGGAGCAGAGCCGTTAACAACTGTCGGCCTTGATGTTAATTACAAAATCAGCAACTCATTGTCTTTATTGGCTGGTTATTACTACCAAACATGTGAGAAAGAGCCAGAAGTATTTGAAGACTATGCTGAAGGATCTGGAGTGAAAACACGGCTCGAATATGACATCAGTAATCAACTACAGGCAGGTGTTGGTTATTCCTATGACGAAAATTTTGAATCCAGGGTGACTGCTGATTTGAAATTACGTTTTGGTGGACCCAAAACAACAGCAATGAGAAAAGAAGTTCGACAACAACCTGTGATTAAGGCATTAACCGCAACGCCAAGCAACCGAGACGTAAGAGTGGGGAATTCGAGAAGATGTTTGCCTTACCTTAGCACTCCAGCAGTTTATAACCTTGCTGTTGATTGCTAG